The sequence GACGCTCCACTTATTTGCGAAACACCAAGTCTAATAACCTTTTCTCTTACAGCTTGACTTTCCCTTGTAGAAATAATCATCCCAGTATAAGGAACAGATATACGAATACATGCACATATCTTTGCAAATATTTCATCACTGATGCTATTATCAAAAGCACTTGGATCAATATCATCTGCAGGCTTAATTCTTGGAACACTTATAGTATGCGGCCCTACTCCATATACTGCCTCAAGATGTTCAGCATGCATAAGAAGTGCAGCAAATTCGTACTTATATAGTTCGAGACCAAATAGAACTCCAAGACCTACATCGTCTATTCCACCTTCCATAGCTCTGTCCATAGCTTCAGTGTGATAAGCATAATCATGCTTAGGCCCTGTTGGATGAAGCTTCTCATAGCTCTCCTTATGATAGGTTTCCTGAAACAAGATATAGGTACCTATCCCAGCTTCCTTTAGCTTTCTGTAGTTCTCAACAGTTGTAGCTGCTATGTTAACATTGACACGACGAATGGCTCCATTTTTATGCTTAATACTGTAAATGGTGTCTATAGATTCTAGGATATATTCTATAGGATTTATTGATGGATGCTCTCCAGCTTCAATGGCAAGTCGTTTGTGTCCCATATCCATAAGTGCTACAACTTCACGAATGATATCTTCTTGAGTTAATTTTTTTCTAGCAATGTGTTTATTCTTTAGATGGTACGGGCAATAAAC comes from Proteiniborus sp. DW1 and encodes:
- the hydG gene encoding [FeFe] hydrogenase H-cluster radical SAM maturase HydG; its protein translation is MYNPKSLRAEEFISHEEVSETLEYAQRNKNNMELIDSIIGKAKLRRGLNHREASVLLACEIPEKISEIYALAEQIKRDIYGNRIVLFAPLYLSNYCINGCVYCPYHLKNKHIARKKLTQEDIIREVVALMDMGHKRLAIEAGEHPSINPIEYILESIDTIYSIKHKNGAIRRVNVNIAATTVENYRKLKEAGIGTYILFQETYHKESYEKLHPTGPKHDYAYHTEAMDRAMEGGIDDVGLGVLFGLELYKYEFAALLMHAEHLEAVYGVGPHTISVPRIKPADDIDPSAFDNSISDEIFAKICACIRISVPYTGMIISTRESQAVREKVIRLGVSQISGASKTSVGGYCEPEPENEKSEQFEISDRRTLDEVVRWLMEKGYIPSFCTACYREGRTGDRFMSLSKSGQIQNCCHPNALMTLKEYIEDYASSETKLIGEKVIQKEIENIPNDKVKRIVHENLINIKNGQRDFRL